Proteins encoded by one window of Pseudomonas coleopterorum:
- a CDS encoding lysine N(6)-hydroxylase/L-ornithine N(5)-oxygenase family protein — translation MTQHLTPTAPHDLIGIGFGPSNLALAIALQERAEQGGRPFDALFLERQPDYSWHGNTLVAQSELQISFLKDLVTLRNPSSRFSFVSYLKAHGRLVDFINLGTFYPCRMEYNDYLRWVAQQFAEQSRYGEQVLRVEPIVEGDGRVQRLNVVSQHQGREVQRQTRSVIVSTGGTPKIPQAFASFKDDPRVFHHARYLSAMATQPCSRGEPMRIAVVGAGQSAAEAFIDLNDSYPNVQVDMILRAAVLKPADDSPFVNEIFGPDYTDLVFNQPETERERLIREYHNTNYSVVDLDLIERIYAMLYRQKVSGVERHGFLCRRMIESATDVDGRVQLQLRDLATGSTEARRYDAVILATGYERRSHRELLAPLKDYLDDFRVDRDYQLIARPELETPVFIQGFSQHSHGLSDTLLSVLPARSGEIAAALEQRLEGVDQDRPNVPRRTVGRSLSA, via the coding sequence ATGACGCAGCACCTCACCCCGACGGCTCCCCACGACCTCATCGGCATCGGCTTCGGCCCGTCCAATCTGGCCCTGGCCATCGCCTTGCAAGAGCGCGCGGAGCAGGGCGGCCGGCCGTTCGACGCGCTGTTTCTGGAGCGTCAGCCCGACTACAGCTGGCACGGCAACACCCTGGTCGCCCAGAGCGAACTGCAGATTTCGTTTCTCAAGGACCTGGTGACCCTGCGCAACCCCTCCAGCCGCTTCTCGTTCGTCAGCTACCTCAAGGCCCACGGTCGCCTGGTGGATTTCATCAACCTCGGCACCTTTTACCCCTGCCGCATGGAGTACAACGACTACCTGCGCTGGGTCGCGCAGCAGTTCGCCGAGCAGAGCCGCTATGGCGAGCAGGTGCTGCGTGTCGAGCCGATCGTGGAAGGGGATGGCCGGGTGCAGCGCCTGAACGTGGTCAGCCAGCACCAGGGCCGCGAAGTCCAGCGCCAGACCCGCTCGGTGATCGTCAGCACCGGCGGCACGCCGAAGATCCCCCAGGCGTTCGCCTCGTTCAAGGACGACCCACGGGTGTTCCACCATGCCCGTTACCTGTCGGCCATGGCCACCCAACCCTGCAGCCGTGGCGAGCCGATGCGCATCGCGGTGGTGGGCGCGGGGCAGAGCGCCGCCGAGGCGTTCATCGACCTCAACGACAGCTACCCCAACGTTCAGGTCGACATGATTCTGCGCGCCGCCGTGCTCAAGCCGGCGGACGACAGCCCGTTCGTCAACGAAATTTTCGGCCCGGATTACACCGACCTGGTGTTCAATCAGCCCGAAACCGAACGTGAGCGTTTGATCCGCGAGTACCACAACACCAATTACTCGGTGGTGGACCTGGACCTGATCGAGCGCATCTACGCCATGCTCTATCGCCAGAAAGTCTCCGGCGTCGAGCGCCATGGTTTTCTCTGCCGACGCATGATCGAAAGCGCCACTGACGTCGATGGCCGCGTGCAACTGCAACTGCGCGACCTGGCCACCGGCAGCACCGAAGCGCGGCGTTACGATGCGGTGATTCTGGCCACCGGTTACGAACGTCGCTCGCATCGCGAACTGCTCGCTCCGCTCAAGGACTACCTGGACGACTTCCGGGTCGACCGCGACTACCAGTTGATCGCCCGCCCGGAGCTCGAAACGCCGGTCTTCATCCAGGGCTTCAGCCAGCACTCCCATGGGCTGAGCGACACGCTCCTGTCGGTGCTGCCGGCCCGCTCCGGGGAGATCGCCGCTGCCCTGGAGCAGCGTCTGGAGGGCGTCGACCAGGACCGCCCGAACGTCCCACGCCGCACGGTGGGGCGAAGCCTCTCGGCGTGA
- a CDS encoding TRAP transporter substrate-binding protein: protein MFGTFPRKKLALSALTGLALLIGANGAMAAQTLRLAHASSSESLINQAMVRFAAQVSEQTKGELNVQLYPDGQLGDEAPIVDSVGAGAIDIGLGGSTDGIDPRLNALSLPFLFKDAASVHAYLDSPAGKKFLTMGQDHGFVMLSALDSGFRQFANSKHPIFKPADLNGLKIRTPPNPVILATIKQLGALGQSIPFGEVYTSLQSGVVDGVEPELRDFYDQKWFEVAKNVSVSNYVWSANFWFINKDRYEGLDDSERAALDKAVVDATAWYRSQLEAVYAKIKTEMEAKGVKFNEVDTGPFRALAGPVYAQFGKVWGEDFVNQLRRDAQGQ, encoded by the coding sequence ATGTTCGGAACGTTTCCCCGCAAAAAACTCGCCCTCAGCGCCCTGACCGGCCTGGCGCTGCTTATCGGCGCGAACGGCGCGATGGCGGCGCAGACCTTGCGTCTGGCCCATGCCTCGAGCTCTGAAAGCCTGATCAACCAGGCCATGGTGCGTTTCGCCGCGCAGGTCAGTGAACAGACCAAAGGCGAGCTGAACGTGCAGCTCTATCCGGACGGCCAGTTGGGTGACGAGGCCCCGATCGTCGATTCGGTCGGCGCCGGAGCGATCGATATCGGCCTGGGCGGTTCGACCGACGGCATCGACCCGCGCCTGAATGCCCTGTCGCTGCCTTTCCTGTTCAAGGACGCCGCTTCGGTCCACGCCTACCTGGATAGCCCGGCCGGCAAGAAATTCCTGACCATGGGCCAGGACCATGGCTTTGTGATGCTCTCGGCCCTGGACTCGGGTTTTCGCCAGTTCGCCAACAGCAAGCACCCGATCTTCAAGCCAGCTGACCTTAACGGTCTGAAGATCCGTACTCCGCCCAACCCGGTCATTCTGGCGACCATCAAACAGCTTGGCGCCCTGGGCCAGTCGATCCCGTTCGGCGAGGTCTACACCTCGTTGCAATCGGGCGTGGTGGACGGGGTCGAGCCTGAACTGCGGGATTTCTACGACCAGAAGTGGTTTGAAGTGGCCAAGAACGTCTCGGTGTCCAACTACGTGTGGTCTGCCAACTTCTGGTTCATCAACAAAGACCGTTACGAAGGCCTGGACGACAGCGAGCGTGCCGCGCTGGACAAAGCCGTCGTTGACGCCACCGCCTGGTATCGCTCCCAGCTCGAAGCGGTCTACGCGAAGATCAAGACCGAAATGGAAGCCAAGGGCGTGAAGTTCAACGAGGTCGACACCGGCCCGTTCCGCGCGCTGGCCGGCCCGGTCTACGCCCAGTTCGGCAAGGTCTGGGGTGAAGACTTCGTCAATCAGCTGCGTCGCGACGCCCAGGGCCAGTAA
- a CDS encoding ATP-binding cassette domain-containing protein, with the protein MFELQAASFCIPECTLLHPLDLTLPHGQIIGLIGHNGSGKSTLIKMLARQQAASQGTVKLDGVPLADWKNREFARQVAYLPQQLPAADGLSVRELVRFGRYPWHGALGRMSEEDHAQVEQALELTHTRAYAERLVDNLSGGERQRVWLAMLLAQNSRYLLLDEPTSALDIAHQIEVLGLIRELSHKLDLGVVVVLHEINMAARYCDHLVALHSGRLLVQGPPAELMNAEVLESIYGIRMGVMAHPGDGSAISFHY; encoded by the coding sequence ATGTTCGAGTTGCAGGCCGCGTCCTTCTGCATTCCCGAGTGCACCCTCCTGCACCCCCTCGACCTGACCCTGCCTCACGGCCAGATCATCGGCTTGATCGGGCACAACGGCTCGGGCAAATCGACCCTGATCAAGATGCTGGCCCGCCAGCAAGCCGCCAGCCAGGGCACGGTGAAGCTCGATGGTGTACCCCTGGCGGACTGGAAAAACCGCGAGTTCGCCCGGCAGGTGGCGTACCTGCCGCAGCAACTGCCCGCCGCCGACGGCCTGAGCGTTCGCGAACTGGTGCGCTTTGGCCGCTACCCGTGGCATGGCGCGCTGGGACGCATGAGCGAAGAGGACCATGCCCAGGTCGAACAGGCCCTGGAGCTGACCCACACCCGCGCCTATGCCGAGCGCCTGGTGGACAACCTCTCCGGCGGCGAACGCCAGCGGGTCTGGCTGGCCATGCTGCTGGCACAGAACAGCCGCTACCTGTTGCTCGATGAACCGACCTCGGCGCTGGACATCGCTCATCAGATCGAGGTGCTGGGCTTGATCCGCGAACTGAGCCACAAGCTGGACCTGGGCGTGGTCGTGGTGCTGCACGAGATCAACATGGCCGCGCGTTACTGCGATCACCTGGTGGCGCTGCACAGCGGGCGGCTACTCGTTCAGGGGCCACCGGCTGAGCTGATGAACGCTGAAGTGCTGGAGTCGATCTACGGCATCCGCATGGGGGTCATGGCGCATCCGGGCGATGGGTCGGCGATCAGCTTCCACTACTGA
- a CDS encoding LysR substrate-binding domain-containing protein: MRHLDTDCLAAFVAVIDYGGFTAAGERIGKTQAAVSLMLGRLEARVGRKLLERSRRGVTLTEHGERLIGYARRIQMLEDEALTALECGQEATRIRIGMPDDYLETLGCELMQAFTQRHPHLQVEIICDFSSRLEAMIAEGSIDIAIITRANGKLQGELLRCEPMLWCASPEHFPEQQRTLPLSLFTDSCRARPQIIEALDRLGTPWRVVSSSSHLPGVMHAVRLGTAVTVLPASVVPPGWRILRGAQFPELPSIELALLMPEHALLNTRRLAHFVLDRFRAASAPHSKAIAAL, translated from the coding sequence ATGCGCCATCTCGACACAGACTGCCTTGCCGCCTTCGTTGCGGTCATTGATTACGGCGGTTTCACCGCCGCCGGTGAGCGGATCGGCAAGACACAAGCGGCCGTGAGCCTGATGCTCGGTCGGCTGGAGGCCAGGGTCGGCCGCAAATTGCTGGAGCGCTCACGTCGCGGGGTGACCCTGACCGAACACGGCGAACGCCTGATCGGCTATGCGCGGCGTATTCAGATGCTCGAAGATGAGGCACTCACGGCCCTCGAATGTGGCCAGGAAGCCACACGCATCCGCATCGGCATGCCGGATGATTACCTGGAGACCCTGGGCTGTGAACTGATGCAGGCGTTCACGCAACGTCATCCTCATCTTCAGGTGGAAATCATCTGTGATTTTTCCTCGCGTCTGGAAGCGATGATTGCCGAAGGCAGCATCGATATCGCCATCATCACCCGTGCCAATGGCAAGCTGCAGGGCGAGCTGCTGCGCTGCGAACCGATGCTGTGGTGCGCATCGCCAGAACACTTCCCCGAACAGCAACGCACCCTGCCGTTGTCGTTGTTCACCGACAGTTGCCGGGCAAGGCCGCAGATCATCGAAGCACTGGACCGCCTCGGTACGCCGTGGCGGGTGGTCAGTTCCTCATCGCATCTACCTGGCGTGATGCATGCGGTGCGTTTGGGTACGGCGGTCACCGTGCTGCCGGCGTCCGTGGTGCCGCCGGGCTGGCGAATTCTGCGCGGCGCGCAGTTTCCGGAACTGCCGAGCATCGAACTGGCGTTGCTGATGCCCGAGCATGCCTTGCTCAACACTCGCCGCCTGGCCCACTTCGTCCTTGACCGATTCCGGGCGGCGAGTGCGCCTCACAGCAAGGCGATTGCGGCCTTGTAG
- a CDS encoding aminotransferase class III-fold pyridoxal phosphate-dependent enzyme, giving the protein MKHLIGGISSGGRALPEIDGQAFGVGRSEGPWLWDEQGVRYVDTAMGFGATMLGHAQAQVVAASSAALRNGPMPSFAHADEERAAAALARFTGELSQVIFVNTGSEAVHLACRTARVATGRTRIAKFAAGYDGWYDAVAFGNAGQPAALMAGTERPEQDGMLLLRYNDFADAEQLFRDCGDIAAVVVEPVLANAGCIVPAPGYLKHLSDLAHANGALVILDEVLMGLRLHPGLSGTLLGAEADLATVGKAIGSGVPVAALVGKPEYMGLFEQGKIIRAGTYSGAPPACAAVLATLKQLASADYPALLARGDRLRADLVAAFAQKGIAVSTTGYGSVFTLWHSAIPPLTYAEAVQVADSDWTLALHKALRRQGVTTMPFAFGRVYLTFAHDEEALQMLLDGYKAAIALL; this is encoded by the coding sequence ATGAAACATTTGATCGGTGGAATTTCCAGCGGCGGCCGCGCTTTGCCTGAAATCGATGGCCAGGCCTTCGGTGTCGGCCGCAGTGAAGGGCCTTGGCTGTGGGATGAGCAGGGCGTGCGCTATGTCGATACCGCCATGGGCTTTGGCGCGACGATGCTAGGCCATGCCCAGGCCCAGGTCGTCGCCGCCAGCAGCGCCGCCCTGCGCAATGGCCCGATGCCCTCGTTCGCGCATGCTGACGAAGAGCGTGCCGCCGCGGCGCTGGCCCGCTTCACTGGTGAGCTCAGCCAGGTGATCTTCGTCAACACCGGCAGTGAAGCGGTGCACTTGGCGTGCCGAACCGCTCGGGTAGCCACCGGCCGCACCCGCATTGCCAAGTTCGCCGCAGGTTATGACGGCTGGTACGACGCGGTGGCCTTTGGCAACGCCGGGCAACCGGCGGCGCTGATGGCGGGTACCGAGCGCCCTGAACAGGACGGCATGCTGCTGTTGCGCTACAACGATTTCGCTGACGCCGAGCAGTTGTTCCGTGACTGCGGCGACATCGCCGCCGTGGTGGTGGAGCCGGTGTTGGCCAATGCTGGCTGCATCGTGCCGGCGCCCGGCTACCTGAAACACCTCAGCGACCTGGCCCACGCCAATGGTGCGCTGGTGATCCTCGACGAAGTCTTAATGGGGCTGCGCCTGCATCCTGGTCTGAGCGGTACCCTGCTGGGCGCCGAAGCGGACCTGGCCACCGTCGGCAAAGCCATTGGCAGCGGGGTGCCGGTGGCCGCCCTGGTGGGCAAGCCCGAGTACATGGGGCTGTTCGAGCAGGGCAAGATCATCCGTGCGGGGACTTACAGCGGCGCGCCGCCGGCATGCGCAGCGGTACTGGCCACGTTGAAACAGTTGGCAAGCGCTGACTACCCGGCTCTGCTTGCGCGTGGTGACCGGCTGCGCGCCGATCTGGTGGCTGCCTTCGCGCAGAAGGGGATAGCGGTCAGCACCACCGGCTACGGCTCGGTGTTCACCTTGTGGCACTCGGCAATACCCCCGCTCACGTACGCCGAAGCCGTGCAGGTGGCTGACAGCGACTGGACCCTCGCCCTGCACAAGGCCTTGCGTCGCCAGGGCGTGACGACCATGCCGTTCGCCTTTGGCCGGGTCTACCTGACCTTCGCCCACGACGAAGAGGCCCTGCAGATGCTGCTCGACGGCTACAAGGCCGCAATCGCCTTGCTGTGA
- a CDS encoding TRAP transporter small permease yields MSISQHPDLPPKGWPERTLAVAGAVMFTMTFLAILAGVFSRYFNLHGFEWSFEIATLGFIWVTFIGTVIAEIRHENVRFQGLANLLPAAVQRGLDAFASLALLCISGWLLYSGSAFIARTGWAPTPVLRWPAGLSSAALVSAAAMLAVLALIRLIRLTRSGVRP; encoded by the coding sequence ATGTCTATTTCCCAACACCCGGACCTGCCGCCCAAGGGCTGGCCGGAGCGTACGTTGGCAGTGGCCGGGGCGGTGATGTTCACCATGACCTTCCTGGCCATCCTGGCCGGGGTGTTCTCACGCTATTTCAACCTGCATGGGTTCGAATGGTCATTCGAGATCGCCACCCTCGGCTTCATCTGGGTGACCTTCATCGGCACAGTGATTGCCGAGATCCGCCATGAAAACGTGCGCTTCCAGGGCCTGGCCAACCTGTTGCCGGCCGCTGTTCAGCGAGGCTTGGACGCCTTCGCCAGCTTGGCTCTGCTGTGCATCAGCGGCTGGTTGCTGTACAGCGGCAGTGCGTTCATCGCTCGCACCGGTTGGGCGCCGACGCCGGTGCTGCGCTGGCCGGCGGGCCTGAGCTCGGCAGCGCTGGTCAGTGCCGCCGCCATGCTTGCCGTCCTGGCGCTGATCCGCCTGATCCGCCTGACTCGTAGCGGAGTTCGCCCATGA
- the fhuF gene encoding siderophore-iron reductase FhuF — protein MIDVLAPLFRGDFEAYRDVLVLADDPRPATVYDELLAPAAFAELQRRFGQRYSGDDRRAWVSLWAKHYIVKLLPPVMGATLLLRWRLPLGLGDTALLLDDGALPQGFRLSDKGAPFAADVNDPFELFAGLLDDHLQPLFQALASQTKLSPKVLWSNAGNYFENLLNLMAKAGMPAERLAPGRALLETKTRPDGTRNPLFQPVRYLPIDDASGQPTLRRERKVCCVRYLLPELELCGNCPLKVNPARVPA, from the coding sequence ATGATAGACGTGCTTGCGCCGCTGTTTCGCGGCGATTTCGAAGCCTACCGGGACGTGTTGGTGCTGGCCGACGATCCGCGGCCAGCCACGGTGTACGATGAGCTGCTGGCGCCCGCTGCCTTCGCCGAGCTTCAGCGGCGATTCGGTCAGCGCTACAGCGGCGATGATCGCCGTGCCTGGGTGTCGTTGTGGGCCAAGCACTACATCGTCAAGCTGTTGCCGCCGGTGATGGGCGCCACGTTGCTGTTGCGCTGGCGGCTGCCGCTGGGGCTGGGCGACACAGCCTTGTTGCTGGACGACGGCGCGCTGCCGCAAGGCTTTCGTCTGAGCGACAAAGGCGCACCGTTCGCCGCCGATGTGAACGATCCGTTCGAGCTGTTCGCGGGCCTGCTCGACGATCATCTGCAGCCGTTGTTCCAGGCCCTCGCCAGTCAGACCAAACTCTCGCCCAAGGTGCTGTGGAGCAACGCCGGCAACTACTTCGAAAACCTGCTCAACCTGATGGCCAAGGCCGGCATGCCTGCCGAACGCCTGGCGCCGGGCCGCGCTCTGCTGGAAACCAAGACACGCCCCGATGGCACCCGCAACCCGCTGTTCCAGCCGGTGCGCTACCTGCCCATCGACGACGCCAGCGGCCAACCCACCTTGCGCCGCGAGCGCAAGGTCTGCTGCGTGCGTTATCTCTTGCCCGAGCTCGAACTGTGCGGCAATTGCCCGCTGAAGGTGAATCCCGCCAGGGTACCGGCCTGA
- a CDS encoding TRAP transporter large permease translates to MTVLILFLAFVCLLLAGLPVVWAMAGGTIAALLFGDLHLPLAWLAQQTLRGADSSTLASIPLFLLAGELMNRGGLTLRIMRVAEHCFGRLRGGLGLVNVATAFVYGGLTGSATADTGTVAKVMIPVMEERGYPRAFAAAVTAASGTLGIIVPPSVILIMFGVLTNTSIGGLFMAGVIPGVMLAAVFMVTAYVVGVREHFPKVEGKMDWVELRRDLLGALPALLMPIMVLGSIVTGFATATEAASLSVLYALAVGTVIYRQLGWRDLFPAVTEAVTITGSVMIIMAVAMPFGWILTFELVPHTVASWIVDMHTGPLMTILLVILVLKVVGFWLDLGPAMIILAPILVPVAKAAGFEPYQIGLIFTMTLGWGLFTPPIGTNIFVVCNVGRIEIGAVSRRLIPFWIATAFAIALLVFFPGLTQWLPRVMGY, encoded by the coding sequence ATGACCGTCCTGATCTTGTTCCTGGCATTCGTGTGCCTGTTGCTCGCCGGTCTACCGGTGGTATGGGCCATGGCGGGTGGCACCATTGCCGCCTTGCTGTTCGGCGATCTGCACCTGCCATTGGCCTGGCTCGCCCAGCAAACCCTGCGCGGCGCCGACTCGTCCACCCTTGCGTCAATCCCATTGTTCCTGCTGGCGGGCGAGTTGATGAACCGCGGTGGGCTCACCCTGCGCATCATGCGTGTTGCCGAACATTGCTTCGGTCGCCTGCGCGGCGGTCTGGGCCTGGTCAACGTTGCCACCGCCTTTGTCTATGGCGGCCTCACGGGCTCGGCCACCGCTGACACGGGCACCGTGGCCAAGGTGATGATCCCGGTGATGGAGGAGCGGGGCTATCCGCGGGCCTTCGCTGCCGCGGTGACCGCTGCGTCCGGCACCCTGGGCATCATCGTTCCGCCCAGTGTGATTCTGATCATGTTCGGCGTGCTGACCAACACTTCCATCGGCGGCCTGTTCATGGCTGGGGTCATCCCGGGCGTCATGCTGGCGGCGGTGTTCATGGTCACGGCATACGTGGTCGGCGTTCGCGAACACTTTCCCAAGGTCGAGGGCAAGATGGACTGGGTCGAACTACGCCGTGACCTGCTGGGTGCCTTGCCGGCCTTGCTGATGCCGATCATGGTGCTGGGTTCGATCGTGACCGGCTTTGCCACGGCTACCGAGGCTGCTTCGCTGTCGGTGCTCTACGCGCTGGCGGTGGGCACCGTGATCTACCGACAGTTGGGCTGGCGTGATCTGTTCCCTGCTGTGACCGAAGCGGTGACGATCACCGGCTCGGTGATGATCATCATGGCCGTGGCCATGCCGTTCGGCTGGATACTGACCTTCGAACTGGTGCCGCACACCGTGGCGTCGTGGATCGTGGATATGCACACCGGGCCGTTGATGACCATTCTGCTGGTGATTCTGGTGCTCAAGGTGGTGGGCTTCTGGCTCGATCTGGGCCCTGCAATGATCATCCTCGCGCCGATCTTGGTCCCCGTGGCGAAGGCTGCCGGTTTCGAGCCGTATCAGATTGGCCTGATCTTCACCATGACGCTGGGCTGGGGACTGTTCACACCGCCCATCGGCACCAATATCTTCGTGGTGTGCAACGTCGGTCGCATCGAAATCGGTGCTGTATCGCGCCGGCTGATTCCGTTCTGGATCGCCACCGCATTCGCCATTGCCCTACTGGTCTTCTTCCCTGGCCTGACCCAGTGGCTGCCTCGTGTCATGGGCTACTGA